In Hahella sp. KA22, one genomic interval encodes:
- a CDS encoding diguanylate cyclase: MKSPTVPKKEFESSGQQSGMQVLLVDDDFFFREYISLLLEEAGHKVLKAASAEEGLHILKTHPCSIILTDWMMPAFSGLDFCMQVRRWEQGYHYIILLTGKETSAEVVEGLSAGADDFIKKSASPSEMMARVKCGARIIQQHRKLEEQKERIAQLAERDPLTNVYNRHFLYTRLPGEIKRSKRYHIELSVIMTDIDYFKRINDGHGHLIGDRALKFFARTLSENLRQNVDWVCRYGGEEFVIVLPNTELEKGVRTAEKLRSILEHSVMTTENGELNFTASFGVAALSSLKDVYEMESLLQLADERLYESKNKGRNCVSF, translated from the coding sequence TGACTTTTTCTTCCGCGAGTACATTTCCCTGCTGCTGGAAGAAGCTGGCCATAAAGTGCTGAAAGCCGCCAGCGCCGAGGAGGGATTGCACATCCTGAAAACCCATCCCTGCTCAATCATCCTCACCGACTGGATGATGCCCGCATTCTCAGGTCTGGATTTTTGCATGCAGGTGCGACGCTGGGAGCAAGGCTACCATTACATCATCCTGTTGACCGGTAAGGAAACCTCTGCGGAAGTAGTGGAAGGACTCAGCGCCGGCGCCGACGACTTCATCAAAAAATCCGCCTCCCCCAGCGAAATGATGGCGCGGGTCAAATGCGGCGCGCGCATCATCCAACAACATCGCAAGCTGGAAGAGCAGAAAGAGAGAATCGCCCAGTTGGCGGAGCGCGACCCGTTAACCAACGTCTATAACCGGCACTTTCTGTACACCAGGCTGCCCGGGGAAATTAAACGCTCCAAACGCTATCACATCGAGCTATCGGTAATCATGACCGACATCGACTACTTCAAACGCATCAACGACGGCCACGGCCATTTGATCGGCGACCGCGCCCTCAAGTTCTTCGCCCGCACCCTGTCTGAAAACCTGCGCCAAAACGTCGATTGGGTGTGCCGCTACGGCGGTGAAGAATTCGTTATTGTGTTGCCCAACACAGAACTGGAAAAAGGCGTCCGCACCGCAGAAAAATTGCGCAGCATTCTGGAGCACTCCGTGATGACCACCGAAAACGGCGAACTCAACTTCACCGCCAGCTTCGGCGTCGCCGCCCTCAGCTCCCTGAAAGACGTCTACGAAATGGAATCCCTGCTACAACTGGCGGACGAACGCCTCTATGAGAGTAAAAACAAAGGGCGTAACTGTGTTTCTTTTTGA
- a CDS encoding glycosyltransferase family A protein, producing the protein MSTPLPLISVVIPSFNCLKYLPQAVNSVLEQDYPNLELIIVDDGSTDGSREWLRNFTLGYDGAMTALYDKGLGAGGARNLGVSYAKGELVAFLDADDLWEPGKLERQVAYHQQTPDAVLSFTDYVHVHENNSAVICGCFEFWPHFQEVALSGLRAGDKRDHAYCTLERATSTLYVENVVGTSSVMVSRDAFFAVGGFDVSLLSASDWDLWLKLSTVGDVGFTLAQDMRYLIRRGAISRSMGKRLAAVRTILSRHLDAATAQDPQSLRLAQAQLAAAYRDYHRSRGEWWKATASGMSAFLKQPTRRHLKGVISSLLAHREVRLQ; encoded by the coding sequence ATGAGCACCCCTTTACCTTTGATTTCCGTCGTCATTCCGTCTTTCAACTGCCTGAAGTACCTTCCTCAAGCGGTTAATTCCGTGCTGGAGCAGGATTATCCAAACCTGGAGTTGATCATTGTTGACGACGGCTCAACGGACGGCTCCAGAGAGTGGCTGCGTAATTTCACTCTGGGATACGACGGAGCGATGACCGCTCTGTATGACAAAGGTCTGGGCGCCGGCGGCGCGCGTAATCTGGGCGTGAGCTACGCAAAAGGGGAACTGGTGGCGTTTCTGGACGCCGATGATCTCTGGGAACCGGGCAAACTGGAGCGACAGGTGGCCTATCATCAACAGACCCCGGATGCGGTGCTGAGCTTTACTGACTATGTGCATGTCCACGAAAACAACAGTGCGGTGATATGCGGCTGTTTCGAATTCTGGCCGCACTTTCAGGAAGTCGCCTTGAGCGGTCTGAGAGCAGGGGATAAGCGCGATCACGCTTATTGCACACTGGAGCGCGCCACATCGACTTTGTACGTCGAAAATGTCGTCGGCACCTCCAGCGTCATGGTGTCGCGAGACGCTTTCTTCGCCGTGGGCGGCTTCGACGTCAGCCTGCTGTCCGCCAGCGACTGGGATCTGTGGCTGAAACTATCCACCGTTGGCGACGTAGGATTCACCCTGGCCCAGGACATGCGCTATCTGATTCGCCGCGGCGCCATTTCCCGCAGCATGGGCAAACGCCTGGCGGCGGTGAGAACAATCCTGTCGCGACATTTGGACGCCGCCACCGCACAGGACCCCCAGTCTCTCAGACTGGCCCAGGCGCAACTGGCGGCGGCCTACCGCGATTACCACCGCAGCCGGGGAGAGTGGTGGAAAGCAACCGCCTCCGGCATGTCCGCCTTCCTGAAACAACCCACCCGACGCCACCTCAAAGGCGTCATCAGCAGCCTGCTGGCGCACAGGGAAGTGCGTTTGCAGTAA